In Mycobacterium gallinarum, a single window of DNA contains:
- the stf0 gene encoding trehalose 2-sulfotransferase, producing MSARPTAYLVLASQRSGSTLLVESLRATGVAGEPQEFFQYLPTTSQSPQPRQWFEGVQDESIIRLLDPLDEGKPDLAPPEIWRDYIQTVGRTPNGVWGGKLMWNQTPLLVERAAGLPNRSGDGLLAAIRDVVGSDPVLVHVYRPDVVSQAVSFWRAVQTRVWRGRPDPTRDSRAEYHAGAIAHVITMLREQEVGWRNWFAEEQVKPMEIPYPVLWRNLTQIVGDVLEAIGQDRRLAPAPVLERQADQRSDEWVDRYRADAEREGLPT from the coding sequence ATGTCAGCCCGTCCGACCGCTTATCTCGTGCTTGCGTCGCAACGCAGCGGGAGCACGCTCTTGGTCGAATCTTTGCGAGCGACCGGCGTCGCGGGTGAGCCTCAGGAGTTCTTTCAATATCTGCCGACCACCAGCCAGTCGCCACAGCCACGCCAATGGTTCGAAGGCGTACAGGACGAGTCGATCATCCGTCTGCTGGACCCACTGGACGAGGGCAAACCGGATCTCGCACCGCCGGAGATCTGGCGCGACTACATCCAGACAGTAGGACGCACCCCCAACGGGGTGTGGGGTGGCAAGCTGATGTGGAATCAGACGCCCTTGCTCGTCGAGCGGGCAGCGGGTCTGCCGAACCGGTCCGGTGACGGTCTGCTCGCCGCGATCCGCGATGTCGTCGGCAGCGATCCGGTTCTAGTCCACGTGTACCGGCCCGATGTTGTCTCCCAGGCGGTTTCGTTCTGGCGGGCGGTGCAGACCCGCGTGTGGCGAGGTCGGCCTGACCCGACGCGGGACTCCCGCGCCGAATACCACGCAGGCGCCATCGCTCACGTGATCACGATGCTGCGCGAACAGGAGGTCGGTTGGCGCAACTGGTTCGCCGAGGAGCAGGTCAAGCCGATGGAGATCCCCTATCCGGTGTTGTGGCGCAACCTCACTCAGATTGTGGGCGACGTACTCGAGGCAATCGGTCAGGACCGTCGGTTGGCTCCCGCACCTGTGTTGGAACGTCAAGCCGATCAGCGCTCGGACGAATGGGTGGACCGCTACCGCGCGGATGCGGAACGGGAGGGGTTGCCGACATGA
- a CDS encoding bifunctional phosphatase PAP2/diacylglycerol kinase family protein — MELLPIRRHRGIRQIGEGLGTLDREVFEAIAESPSPLLDSLMPQLTRAADHSKLWFAIAVGLTATRHRASRRGAARGVMTLGVTSLVTNQVAKRIWKRPRPSRLLVPLARQSRRVPTSNSLPSGHSASAAAFAVGVGLENPPVGLGLALLAGLVGLSRVATGAHYPGDVFAGFGIGAAIAVLGARIVPPTVPTKIPTADPLRLETPARPEGEGVVLVINPASGSGTGARVVAEVREALPAAEIVELEEGDDLEVVLRAAADRAEVLAVGGGDGTVSCGAGVAIESGLPLAVFPGGTFNHFAKDIECDTVAKTAEAIRRGSVAYVDVVCLNEKHMVVNTASIGAYPQFVQTREKLEHKIGKPLAGIYAMFHTLWRDEPVRIRYDNKKLQTSLFFLGNSTYLPSGFAPSRRTRMDDGLMDVRILETGRRFSRLRILVSLALGRLVRSPLYHEMRVPEFEFNAVDGSTILAHDGEVSTECTDASFKVRYRVLPVFRPLP, encoded by the coding sequence ATGGAACTCCTCCCCATTCGTCGTCATCGAGGCATCCGCCAAATCGGAGAGGGCCTCGGGACGCTGGACCGCGAGGTGTTCGAAGCCATCGCCGAGTCGCCCAGTCCCCTGCTCGATTCGCTGATGCCGCAGCTGACCCGCGCCGCGGACCATTCGAAGCTGTGGTTCGCCATCGCCGTCGGGCTGACCGCGACACGGCACCGAGCATCGCGGCGTGGTGCGGCGCGTGGCGTCATGACTCTCGGTGTCACCAGTCTGGTGACCAACCAGGTCGCCAAGCGGATCTGGAAGCGGCCCCGCCCTAGTCGCCTGCTGGTACCGCTGGCCAGACAGAGCAGGCGGGTCCCGACATCGAATTCGCTGCCGTCGGGCCACTCCGCGAGCGCGGCCGCGTTCGCCGTCGGTGTGGGCCTCGAGAATCCGCCGGTCGGGCTCGGACTTGCACTACTCGCTGGGCTGGTGGGCCTGTCCAGGGTGGCGACCGGCGCGCACTATCCGGGTGACGTGTTCGCCGGCTTCGGCATCGGTGCCGCCATCGCAGTGCTCGGCGCCCGGATCGTGCCACCGACCGTGCCTACGAAGATTCCGACCGCGGACCCGCTCCGACTGGAAACGCCCGCACGCCCGGAGGGTGAGGGGGTGGTGCTGGTGATCAATCCCGCGTCGGGCAGCGGCACTGGAGCACGTGTGGTGGCGGAGGTGCGAGAAGCCCTGCCGGCGGCTGAGATCGTCGAGTTGGAGGAGGGGGACGACCTCGAGGTCGTATTGCGCGCCGCGGCCGACCGGGCCGAGGTTCTCGCCGTCGGAGGCGGCGACGGGACGGTGTCGTGTGGCGCAGGCGTCGCGATTGAGTCCGGGCTACCGCTGGCGGTCTTCCCGGGCGGGACGTTCAATCACTTCGCAAAGGACATCGAATGCGACACGGTGGCCAAGACGGCCGAGGCGATTCGGCGGGGCAGCGTCGCCTACGTCGACGTGGTGTGTCTCAACGAGAAACACATGGTGGTCAACACCGCTAGCATCGGCGCCTATCCGCAGTTCGTCCAAACGCGAGAAAAGCTCGAGCACAAGATCGGTAAACCGCTCGCAGGTATCTACGCGATGTTCCACACGCTGTGGCGGGATGAGCCCGTGCGAATCCGCTACGACAACAAGAAGTTGCAGACTTCGCTGTTCTTCCTTGGCAATTCGACATACCTGCCGTCCGGGTTCGCCCCGTCGCGCCGAACCCGGATGGACGACGGTTTGATGGACGTCCGCATTCTCGAGACCGGTCGCAGGTTCAGCAGGCTGCGCATTCTCGTATCACTGGCGCTGGGCCGATTGGTGCGCAGCCCGCTCTATCACGAGATGCGAGTGCCCGAATTCGAGTTCAATGCCGTAGACGGTTCAACGATTCTGGCTCATGACGGCGAAGTCAGCACCGAATGCACCGATGCCAGCTTCAAGGTCCGATACCGAGTTCTTCCCGTGTTTCGTCCGCTGCCGTAA
- the eccE gene encoding type VII secretion protein EccE yields the protein MTIRIALALLLIVPAAMAYPWESDTDWWVFGVAIGVTLFAFAWWRGLFVTQMIGRVFAIWRRNHSKPKPTAAGEATVVLHVDDPAGMGLSLPTVAGYVERFGIRCDKVRVTNRDDGGVRSTWISMTLRAVDNLAALRARSGDLPLSDTAQIVGRRLADHLREDGLLAVIVDGASTPLTGGGREKWRGVRDDGGFVSAYGIPVDDALPDRLAELWSQPTETWTVLEFGGTSAQPRVRALCAIRTAEPVRGTPMAGLTAQPGIQGLLLTALAPGSAERLDIPSSPLPQGLLEPAGWMVGGRWSVEHEIAHEAGHPA from the coding sequence GTGACCATCCGAATCGCGCTCGCGCTACTTCTCATCGTTCCCGCTGCCATGGCCTACCCGTGGGAGTCCGACACCGACTGGTGGGTTTTCGGTGTCGCCATCGGCGTCACGCTGTTCGCCTTCGCCTGGTGGCGTGGACTGTTCGTGACACAGATGATCGGTCGTGTCTTCGCGATCTGGCGGCGCAACCATTCCAAGCCGAAGCCAACGGCGGCCGGCGAAGCCACCGTTGTATTGCACGTCGACGATCCGGCCGGAATGGGCCTTTCGCTTCCGACGGTGGCCGGGTACGTCGAACGTTTCGGCATCCGTTGCGACAAGGTCCGGGTGACCAACCGCGACGACGGTGGCGTCCGCTCGACCTGGATCAGCATGACGCTGCGCGCCGTCGACAACCTGGCGGCGCTCAGGGCCCGTTCCGGTGACCTCCCCCTGTCGGACACGGCCCAGATCGTCGGTCGCCGACTCGCCGATCACCTCCGCGAGGATGGTCTGCTGGCGGTCATCGTCGACGGTGCGTCGACGCCGCTGACCGGTGGCGGCCGCGAGAAGTGGCGCGGAGTCCGGGACGACGGCGGATTCGTTTCGGCGTATGGAATCCCGGTCGACGACGCCCTCCCCGATCGGCTCGCCGAGTTGTGGTCGCAGCCGACGGAGACTTGGACAGTACTCGAATTCGGTGGCACCTCGGCACAACCCAGGGTGCGAGCACTGTGCGCCATCCGGACCGCTGAACCGGTGCGCGGTACGCCCATGGCCGGTCTCACGGCCCAACCCGGCATTCAGGGACTGTTGCTCACCGCGTTGGCGCCGGGTTCGGCGGAACGCCTCGACATCCCGAGCAGCCCACTGCCTCAGGGACTGCTCGAGCCGGCCGGATGGATGGTGGGCGGCCGTTGGTCAGTCGAACATGAAATCGCGCATGAAGCGGGTCATCCTGCGTAG
- a CDS encoding sulfatase family protein has product MTEPRRDNLLIVHWHDLGRYLGVYGHDDVSSPRLDQLAAEGILLTHAHATAPLCSPSRGSLFTGRYPQSNGLVGLAHHGWEYRNGIRTLPHLLSEAGWYTALFGMQHETSHPPRLGFDEFDVSNSYCEYVVEEAAQWLTDPPRQPFLLTAGFFETHRPYPRDRYEPSDASGVTVPDYLPDTPDIRQDLAEFYGSITVADAAVGRLLDKLEETGLDRSTWVVFMTDHGPALPRAKSTLYDAGTGIAMIVRPPRDAAIGPRVYDELFSGVDLVPTLLGLLGVDVPADIEGISHAANLRHGQAAPARTEVYTTKTYHDSFDPIRAVRTKEYSYIENYAARPLLDLPWDIAESAPGQTVAPLTQSPRPARELYDLQDDPTEAHNLLGPDASDKAEAIANDLALLLNDWRQKTNDVIPSDFAGTRIAERYTETYLRIHGPSVISRSAIASERGIEDEQISGQ; this is encoded by the coding sequence GTGACCGAGCCGAGACGAGACAACCTGCTAATCGTGCATTGGCACGATCTCGGCCGCTATCTCGGTGTTTACGGCCACGACGACGTCTCCAGTCCTCGGCTCGACCAACTCGCCGCCGAAGGCATACTGCTCACCCACGCACACGCGACCGCACCCCTCTGCTCCCCTTCGCGCGGCTCGCTCTTCACCGGCCGATACCCGCAGAGCAACGGCCTCGTCGGTCTCGCTCACCACGGCTGGGAGTACCGAAACGGCATCCGCACACTCCCCCACCTGCTCTCCGAAGCCGGTTGGTACACAGCGCTATTCGGCATGCAGCACGAGACGTCGCATCCTCCGCGCCTCGGTTTCGACGAGTTCGACGTGTCGAACTCCTACTGCGAATACGTCGTCGAAGAGGCCGCCCAGTGGCTCACCGACCCACCCAGGCAGCCGTTCCTGCTCACCGCCGGCTTCTTCGAGACACACCGCCCGTACCCGCGGGACCGCTACGAGCCCTCCGACGCCTCCGGCGTCACCGTGCCCGACTATCTGCCCGACACCCCCGATATCCGGCAGGACCTCGCGGAGTTCTACGGCTCCATCACCGTCGCCGACGCCGCGGTCGGCCGTCTCCTGGACAAGCTCGAGGAGACCGGGCTCGACCGCAGCACCTGGGTGGTGTTCATGACCGATCACGGGCCTGCGCTCCCCCGGGCCAAGTCCACGCTGTACGACGCGGGCACGGGAATCGCGATGATCGTGCGGCCGCCGCGCGATGCGGCGATCGGGCCGCGGGTCTATGACGAACTGTTCAGCGGCGTCGACCTGGTACCCACGCTGCTCGGTCTGCTCGGCGTCGACGTCCCCGCGGATATCGAGGGCATCTCGCACGCCGCCAACCTCCGTCACGGGCAGGCGGCACCGGCGCGCACCGAGGTCTACACGACCAAGACGTACCACGATTCCTTCGACCCGATCCGCGCAGTCCGCACCAAGGAGTACAGCTACATCGAGAACTACGCGGCACGCCCGCTGCTCGATCTGCCGTGGGACATCGCCGAAAGCGCGCCGGGCCAGACGGTTGCGCCGCTGACCCAGTCGCCGCGTCCTGCGCGCGAACTCTACGACCTGCAGGACGATCCCACCGAGGCGCACAACCTGCTCGGGCCCGACGCGTCCGACAAAGCGGAGGCCATCGCGAACGACCTCGCGCTGCTGCTCAACGATTGGCGCCAAAAGACGAACGACGTCATTCCGTCGGATTTCGCGGGCACCCGAATTGCGGAGCGCTACACCGAGACCTATCTGCGCATTCACGGCCCGTCGGTGATCAGCCGCTCCGCCATCGCATCCGAACGCGGCATCGAGGACGAGCAGATATCCGGACAATAG
- a CDS encoding phosphatase PAP2 family protein — MTSSTRRLLASAVAAVAIYALMWVGFASGWAWLTAMDSAALDPAYRYGSMHPAWVTAWDVFCTVLGPNAFRLAGLVVVIVALRRRNWRLVGFVMLTVGLSGPIIELTKHLADRPRPPTALVFAYSLSFPSGHALGVMVGVLVLLAVAWPFVRPPLRWWLVALGALIVVTVGIGRVVLNVHHPSDIIAGWALGYAYFAVCLALLPPWVRVTAADETREELGIGP; from the coding sequence ATGACTTCCAGCACGCGTCGGCTCCTTGCGAGCGCCGTGGCCGCCGTCGCGATATACGCGTTGATGTGGGTCGGCTTCGCCTCGGGATGGGCCTGGTTGACGGCCATGGACTCCGCGGCTCTCGACCCCGCCTACCGCTACGGCTCCATGCATCCGGCTTGGGTGACGGCATGGGATGTGTTCTGTACCGTGCTGGGGCCCAATGCGTTTCGGTTGGCTGGTCTTGTCGTGGTCATCGTCGCGCTGCGGCGCCGCAATTGGCGCCTGGTGGGCTTCGTCATGCTCACCGTGGGGCTGTCGGGACCCATCATCGAGCTCACGAAACATCTCGCCGACCGCCCACGGCCGCCGACAGCGCTGGTCTTCGCATATTCGTTGTCGTTCCCATCCGGTCACGCACTCGGCGTCATGGTCGGCGTGCTGGTGCTGTTGGCGGTCGCCTGGCCCTTCGTGCGGCCACCGCTGCGCTGGTGGCTCGTCGCACTGGGCGCCTTGATCGTCGTCACCGTCGGCATCGGTCGCGTCGTGCTCAACGTGCACCACCCCTCCGACATCATCGCCGGATGGGCCTTGGGCTACGCCTATTTCGCCGTCTGTCTGGCGCTACTTCCACCCTGGGTGAGGGTTACGGCAGCGGACGAAACACGGGAAGAACTCGGTATCGGACCTTGA
- a CDS encoding alpha/beta hydrolase family protein has protein sequence MRNVTTSDTTPVDPPIPVPDVPGADATVQGLPRRGDLTLRQRLIVDSSAVADIALRTAIASLLATTMLPTLVGGLRGSRARAEQDQLRFYAELASAKDPTLSFPTPTEVPRVASRPASPIAEWIAKGNVHNIRFDSSFEAVNPALREQCRGFARNNVVHAQHWRHDDGPHPTLCVIHGFMGSPYLFNGLFFSLPWFYRSGYDVLLYTMPFHGSRAEKGSPFSGYGFFANGFSGFAEAMAQAVHDFRSIIDYLEFTGVDRIGLTGMSLGGYTSALIASVDDRIQAVIPNVPVVAPDQTVDEWFPANKVVQLRSLLSNTDSELTKAAARFSSPLNYEPLVPKDRRLIITGLGDRLAPPEQAEMLWEHWDRCAFHWFPGNHILHVSQPDYLRRMTRFMRDFMFD, from the coding sequence ATGCGGAACGTGACCACTTCGGACACCACCCCGGTGGATCCACCCATCCCCGTACCCGATGTCCCCGGGGCTGACGCAACCGTCCAAGGACTCCCGCGTCGCGGCGATCTCACACTGCGCCAACGACTCATCGTGGACTCGTCCGCAGTGGCCGACATCGCCCTACGGACCGCCATCGCCTCGCTGCTCGCGACGACGATGCTGCCGACGCTCGTCGGCGGGCTGCGCGGCAGCCGAGCGCGGGCCGAACAAGATCAATTGCGGTTCTACGCCGAACTGGCTTCGGCGAAGGACCCCACGTTGTCCTTTCCCACGCCGACCGAGGTGCCGCGGGTCGCCTCACGCCCAGCCAGCCCGATCGCCGAGTGGATCGCCAAGGGCAATGTGCACAACATCCGTTTCGACAGCAGCTTCGAAGCGGTCAATCCGGCGTTGCGTGAACAGTGCCGAGGCTTCGCGCGCAACAACGTGGTACATGCCCAACACTGGCGCCACGACGACGGACCCCACCCGACACTGTGCGTCATTCACGGCTTCATGGGGTCGCCGTATCTGTTCAACGGCCTGTTCTTCTCGCTGCCGTGGTTCTACCGGTCCGGCTACGACGTCCTGTTGTACACCATGCCGTTTCACGGCAGCCGCGCCGAAAAAGGCTCGCCGTTCAGCGGTTACGGCTTTTTCGCGAACGGCTTCTCCGGTTTCGCGGAAGCCATGGCACAGGCCGTGCACGACTTCAGGTCGATCATCGACTACCTGGAGTTCACCGGCGTCGACCGCATCGGTCTGACCGGAATGTCGTTGGGCGGCTACACCTCTGCGCTGATCGCCAGCGTCGATGACCGGATCCAGGCGGTCATTCCGAACGTCCCTGTCGTCGCGCCCGACCAAACCGTCGACGAATGGTTCCCCGCCAACAAGGTCGTCCAACTGCGGAGCCTGCTGTCGAACACCGACTCGGAGCTCACCAAGGCGGCGGCACGTTTCTCGTCGCCGCTGAACTACGAGCCTCTGGTTCCCAAGGACCGGCGGCTGATCATCACCGGTCTCGGTGATCGGCTGGCGCCGCCGGAGCAGGCCGAAATGCTATGGGAGCACTGGGATCGCTGCGCGTTTCACTGGTTCCCCGGCAACCACATCCTGCACGTCAGCCAGCCTGACTACCTACGCAGGATGACCCGCTTCATGCGCGATTTCATGTTCGACTGA
- a CDS encoding HNH endonuclease signature motif containing protein, with product MFDQLVEVATRSRGVAAVGAWARVENAACARRLFACADELEQMLAADGSDHREQWCLDNWGAVAASIAAAQNVSLGVASHQLLIADALRQRLPRVGEVFAAGAINYRLVSAIVARTRLICDPDAMAKVDTEIAAHVEQWGSLSAAKTETEIDYWVDRYDPAAVRRTEYSARGCGVDIHDPDDGSGVAFIEGRLIITDAEALDQRLEAMARTVCENDPRTLDQRRSAALGALGHKADRLVCGCQDPDCEAADSQPSAVVVHVIAHEDSLTDDTPAQLDGDAPPHPVDKPLREMTWREALTPTPWTPVTAATPPALVLGRGMLPAPLLAAKVAGTAKIVPIRHPGDAAPEPRYLPSAVLATFVRCRDVTCRFPGCDEPAHRCDIDHTIAYPHGPTQASNLKVLCRQHHLLKTFWGWRDQQFPDGTVIWTCPQGQTYTTDPGSRLLFPTLCQPTAPITVPDAPTATTDPAARTLAMPRRTQTRAPNRTQAITDERRANETLIHAEERMRNQGTGEDPESACDDGYFPTQPRPPSDHDPAPF from the coding sequence ATGTTCGATCAACTCGTCGAGGTGGCCACCCGCAGCCGGGGTGTGGCGGCGGTCGGGGCGTGGGCGCGGGTCGAGAACGCCGCCTGCGCGCGACGGTTGTTCGCCTGCGCTGATGAACTCGAACAGATGCTGGCCGCCGACGGGTCCGACCATCGCGAGCAGTGGTGTCTGGACAACTGGGGCGCGGTCGCGGCGTCAATCGCCGCGGCGCAGAACGTGTCGCTGGGGGTGGCCTCGCATCAACTGCTGATCGCCGACGCCCTACGCCAGCGCCTCCCGCGCGTGGGCGAGGTGTTCGCCGCCGGGGCGATCAACTACCGGTTGGTGTCGGCGATCGTGGCGCGGACCCGCCTGATCTGTGATCCCGATGCGATGGCCAAAGTCGACACCGAGATCGCCGCCCACGTAGAGCAGTGGGGATCGTTGTCGGCAGCCAAGACCGAGACCGAGATCGACTACTGGGTCGATCGGTATGACCCCGCCGCGGTGCGGCGCACCGAATACTCCGCGCGCGGCTGCGGTGTCGATATCCACGACCCCGACGACGGATCAGGTGTGGCGTTCATCGAGGGCCGGCTCATCATCACCGACGCCGAGGCGCTGGACCAACGCCTCGAGGCAATGGCGCGCACCGTGTGCGAGAACGATCCGCGCACCCTGGACCAGCGCCGCTCCGCGGCCCTGGGCGCGCTCGGGCACAAAGCTGACCGGCTGGTGTGCGGATGCCAGGACCCCGACTGCGAGGCCGCCGACTCTCAGCCCAGCGCGGTCGTTGTCCATGTGATCGCCCACGAAGACTCACTCACCGATGACACCCCCGCCCAACTCGACGGCGACGCACCACCGCACCCCGTGGACAAGCCGCTACGCGAGATGACCTGGCGCGAAGCCCTCACCCCGACACCGTGGACACCGGTCACCGCCGCCACCCCACCGGCGCTGGTCCTGGGCCGCGGCATGCTGCCCGCCCCGCTGTTGGCCGCGAAGGTCGCGGGCACCGCCAAGATCGTCCCGATCCGCCATCCCGGCGACGCCGCACCCGAACCGCGCTACCTCCCCTCGGCGGTGTTGGCCACTTTTGTGCGGTGTCGGGATGTGACGTGTCGGTTCCCGGGGTGCGATGAACCCGCCCACCGTTGCGATATCGACCACACGATCGCCTACCCGCACGGTCCGACCCAGGCGTCGAATCTCAAGGTTCTATGCCGACAACACCACTTGCTCAAAACCTTTTGGGGCTGGCGCGACCAGCAGTTCCCCGACGGCACCGTCATCTGGACGTGCCCGCAGGGCCAGACCTACACCACCGATCCCGGGAGCCGACTGCTGTTTCCCACCCTGTGCCAACCCACCGCACCCATCACCGTGCCCGACGCACCGACCGCCACCACCGACCCGGCCGCCCGCACACTGGCCATGCCGCGCCGCACCCAAACCCGAGCCCCCAACCGCACCCAAGCCATCACCGACGAACGCCGAGCCAACGAAACCCTCATCCACGCCGAAGAACGGATGCGCAATCAGGGCACGGGCGAAGACCCCGAAAGTGCTTGCGACGACGGCTACTTCCCCACCCAGCCACGACCCCCAAGCGACCACGACCCAGCACCATTCTGA
- a CDS encoding winged helix-turn-helix domain-containing protein, which produces MLDVEVIADPAAAASALDPIKGRLLAELTEPASAATLASRMGMARQKVNYHLRALEGHQLVTEAGERRWGGLKERLLVATAASYVVSPGALGPVASDPGRSEDRLSASYLIALSARVVREVGDLWRTARTSNKRLPTLSIDAVIRFRSPADRAAFTKDLSEAVTSLAARYHDESDSDGRSYRLVVAAYPKPKEDA; this is translated from the coding sequence ATGCTCGACGTCGAGGTGATCGCGGATCCGGCCGCGGCGGCCAGCGCGCTCGATCCGATCAAGGGTCGACTGCTGGCCGAACTGACCGAACCGGCGTCGGCGGCCACCCTCGCGTCGCGCATGGGCATGGCCCGGCAGAAGGTCAACTATCACCTACGTGCCCTCGAAGGCCACCAGCTGGTCACCGAAGCGGGCGAACGCCGTTGGGGCGGGCTCAAAGAGCGTCTGCTCGTCGCGACGGCGGCCTCATACGTGGTGTCGCCCGGCGCGCTCGGGCCGGTCGCCTCCGATCCGGGCCGCTCCGAGGACCGGCTGTCGGCGAGCTACCTGATCGCGCTGTCGGCGCGTGTCGTACGCGAGGTCGGCGACCTCTGGCGTACGGCGCGCACCAGCAACAAGCGACTCCCGACGCTGTCGATCGACGCGGTGATCCGGTTCCGCTCTCCCGCCGACCGGGCCGCCTTCACCAAGGATCTGTCCGAAGCGGTGACGTCACTGGCCGCCCGATATCACGACGAATCAGATTCCGATGGACGCAGCTACCGGTTGGTGGTCGCGGCCTATCCGAAGCCGAAGGAGGATGCGTAA
- the cysD gene encoding sulfate adenylyltransferase subunit CysD, which produces MTVDTLHVDELRALEAEAVHIIREVVAELERPVLLFSAGKDSIVLLRLAEKAFRPTPLPFPVMHVDTGHNFDEVIEFRDRRVTGEGHKLLVASVQESIDSGRVPDPGPAASRNRQQTRTLLDGLEAGGFDAAFGGARRDEERARAKERILSFRDEFGQWDPRAQRPEPWSLYNGRIKKGEQVRVFPLSNWTELDVWRYIELEDLELPSIYFAHEREVFERDGILLAVSEYAKPEDGETASTEWVRYRTVGDLTITGAVRSRATDIEGVIAEISAATVSERGETRADDRTSAAAMEDRKREGYF; this is translated from the coding sequence ATGACGGTCGACACGCTGCACGTCGACGAGCTGCGGGCACTCGAGGCCGAGGCGGTGCACATCATCCGCGAGGTGGTCGCCGAACTCGAGCGACCAGTGCTGCTGTTCTCTGCCGGCAAGGACTCCATCGTGCTTCTGCGGCTGGCGGAGAAGGCATTTCGGCCGACGCCGCTACCGTTCCCGGTCATGCATGTCGACACCGGCCACAACTTCGACGAGGTCATCGAGTTCCGCGACCGCCGGGTCACCGGCGAGGGCCACAAGCTGCTCGTCGCGTCGGTACAGGAATCGATCGACAGCGGCCGGGTGCCGGACCCGGGTCCGGCCGCCTCCCGCAACCGGCAGCAGACCCGCACCCTGCTCGACGGCCTGGAAGCCGGCGGCTTCGACGCGGCGTTCGGTGGTGCGCGCCGAGACGAGGAGCGAGCCCGCGCCAAGGAACGCATCCTCAGCTTCCGTGACGAGTTCGGCCAATGGGATCCACGCGCGCAACGGCCGGAACCCTGGTCGCTCTACAACGGCCGGATCAAGAAGGGCGAACAGGTCCGGGTATTTCCGCTCAGCAATTGGACCGAGCTCGACGTGTGGCGCTATATCGAGCTGGAAGACCTTGAGCTGCCGTCGATCTACTTCGCCCACGAGCGGGAGGTCTTCGAACGAGACGGCATCCTGCTCGCGGTCTCCGAATACGCCAAACCCGAAGACGGCGAGACCGCGTCGACGGAATGGGTGCGCTACCGCACCGTCGGCGACTTGACCATCACCGGCGCGGTGCGCTCCCGGGCGACCGATATCGAGGGAGTCATCGCCGAGATCTCGGCGGCCACCGTCTCCGAGCGCGGCGAGACACGTGCCGACGATCGCACCTCCGCCGCCGCCATGGAGGACCGTAAGCGCGAGGGATATTTCTGA
- a CDS encoding trans-aconitate 2-methyltransferase, with amino-acid sequence MWNPDVYLTYADHRGRPFVDLMSRVAAESPRRVVDLGCGPGNLTVSLAQRWPDATIEAWDSSPEMVEAARDRGVDADVGDVGDWVPQSDTDVVLTNAVLHWVPDHAELLVRWAGQLSAGAWIAMQVPGNFDAPSHAAVRTLARRDRWSEPLRDFPFREVQVDDAAGYAALLADAGCRVDAWETIYVHELSGENPVLEWITGTALTPVKSRLDETQWQQFREELIPMLDEAYPMRPDGTRFFPFRRIFVVAQVN; translated from the coding sequence ATGTGGAATCCTGACGTTTATCTGACCTATGCCGACCACCGCGGCAGGCCGTTTGTCGACTTGATGTCGCGGGTGGCGGCCGAATCGCCGCGGCGGGTGGTCGACCTTGGATGCGGTCCGGGAAACCTCACCGTCAGCCTGGCGCAACGTTGGCCTGACGCCACGATCGAGGCTTGGGACAGTTCTCCGGAAATGGTGGAGGCGGCGCGTGACCGTGGTGTCGATGCCGACGTGGGCGACGTGGGCGACTGGGTACCGCAATCCGACACCGACGTCGTGCTGACCAATGCGGTGCTGCATTGGGTGCCCGACCACGCTGAGCTGCTGGTCCGATGGGCCGGTCAGCTGTCAGCCGGAGCCTGGATCGCGATGCAGGTTCCTGGCAACTTCGACGCCCCGTCGCACGCGGCCGTGCGCACGCTCGCACGTCGGGACCGGTGGTCAGAGCCGTTGCGGGACTTTCCGTTCCGCGAGGTACAGGTCGATGACGCGGCGGGGTATGCAGCGCTGCTGGCCGACGCTGGTTGTCGGGTCGACGCGTGGGAGACGATCTACGTCCACGAGCTCAGCGGCGAGAACCCGGTGCTGGAGTGGATCACCGGAACAGCGCTGACGCCGGTGAAGAGCCGGCTCGACGAGACGCAGTGGCAGCAGTTCCGCGAGGAGCTGATCCCGATGCTCGACGAGGCCTACCCGATGCGACCGGACGGCACGAGATTCTTTCCGTTTCGCCGGATATTCGTTGTTGCACAGGTGAATTAG